A single genomic interval of Pyrobaculum arsenaticum DSM 13514 harbors:
- a CDS encoding 30S ribosomal protein S7, whose amino-acid sequence MSSIFGEQLPKGTRVEYIGDVPIVEECPRDVKTLNGEPVLLFGKWSYEDVVIRDPGLRRYICLRPVVLPHTEGRYQKKRFGKARIPIVERLINLMMRPGRNAGKKHKAYNIVKRAFDLVYYKTGKNPLQVFIDAIINTAPREEVTRIIMGGIAYAVSVDVSPQRRLDLALRWIAEGARACSFNNPKPIEECLADELVAAAANDPKSYAVRKREELERIAAASR is encoded by the coding sequence GTGTCGTCTATCTTCGGCGAACAGCTCCCTAAAGGCACACGTGTGGAGTATATAGGCGACGTGCCCATCGTTGAGGAGTGCCCGCGCGATGTCAAAACTCTTAACGGCGAGCCTGTGCTCCTCTTCGGGAAGTGGAGCTACGAGGACGTTGTTATCAGAGACCCAGGTCTGAGGAGATATATCTGCCTAAGGCCTGTGGTGCTTCCTCATACGGAGGGGAGATACCAGAAGAAGCGATTTGGCAAGGCTAGGATACCTATTGTGGAGCGGCTGATAAACTTAATGATGCGCCCCGGGAGAAACGCCGGAAAGAAACACAAGGCCTACAACATCGTGAAGAGGGCTTTTGACCTCGTGTACTACAAAACAGGTAAGAACCCGCTCCAAGTGTTTATAGACGCTATTATAAACACGGCGCCTAGAGAAGAGGTTACCAGGATTATCATGGGCGGCATTGCCTACGCCGTATCTGTTGACGTGTCGCCCCAGAGGCGGCTCGACTTAGCTCTCCGCTGGATAGCAGAGGGGGCTAGGGCATGCTCCTTTAATAACCCAAAGCCTATAGAGGAGTGCTTGGCGGATGAGCTAGTCGCCGCCGCGGCTAATGACCCCAAGAGCTACGCCGTGAGAAAGCGGGAAGAACTAGAACGCATAGCAGCGGCGTCGCGCTAA
- a CDS encoding replication factor C small subunit, whose amino-acid sequence MAELFWFEKYRPRSFDEVVDLEEVKARLREFVRGGNMPHLLFYGPPGTGKTTMALVLARELYGEYWRENTLELNASDERGINVIRERVKEFARTAPVGKAPFKLVILDEADNMTSDAQQALRRIMEMYAQNTRFILLANYVSRIIDPIISRCAVFRFSPMPRSLMAERLRHIAKSEGIELRDDAIDLIYEVSEGDMRKAINLLQVAAATSKVVDANAVASATTMIRPADVVELFNLAFNGDVTKAREKLRELMYVKGIAGIDFIRAFQRELIRMPLDDEVKAEIAELLAEVDYRLTQGSDEELQLLYLLSKLGAIGKRARQTPPPSKRR is encoded by the coding sequence ATGGCTGAGCTTTTCTGGTTTGAGAAGTATAGGCCGAGGTCTTTTGATGAGGTGGTGGATCTTGAGGAGGTTAAGGCTCGGCTTAGGGAGTTTGTGAGGGGTGGGAATATGCCGCATCTGCTTTTCTACGGCCCTCCTGGCACTGGGAAGACTACCATGGCGCTTGTGTTGGCTAGGGAGTTGTATGGGGAGTATTGGCGGGAGAATACGCTGGAGCTAAACGCCTCAGACGAGAGGGGGATAAACGTAATTAGGGAGAGGGTGAAGGAATTCGCCAGGACAGCGCCTGTGGGCAAGGCGCCGTTTAAACTCGTAATACTAGACGAGGCAGACAACATGACCTCAGACGCCCAACAAGCACTACGCAGAATAATGGAAATGTACGCCCAAAACACAAGATTCATACTACTAGCAAACTACGTGTCGCGTATTATTGATCCCATAATATCCAGGTGCGCGGTGTTTAGGTTTTCCCCAATGCCCCGTAGCCTAATGGCTGAGAGGCTTCGCCACATTGCTAAGAGTGAGGGGATTGAGTTAAGAGATGATGCCATAGATCTGATATACGAGGTATCAGAGGGGGACATGCGTAAGGCTATAAATCTGCTACAAGTGGCGGCGGCTACTAGCAAGGTTGTCGACGCAAACGCCGTGGCGTCGGCCACCACGATGATTAGGCCGGCGGATGTCGTAGAGCTTTTCAATTTAGCATTCAACGGCGATGTTACGAAGGCCAGGGAAAAGCTAAGAGAATTGATGTATGTAAAGGGAATTGCTGGAATCGACTTCATAAGAGCATTCCAGAGAGAGCTCATTCGTATGCCCCTCGACGATGAGGTTAAAGCGGAGATAGCCGAGCTTTTGGCCGAAGTCGATTACAGATTAACGCAAGGCTCAGATGAGGAACTGCAGTTGTTGTATCTTCTATCTAAACTGGGCGCCA